TGTGAACACAGCGGTCGATACAATAACTTGTTCCCAACCCTATACAAAAATTGCGGTACTTTTTGAGTACACTCAATGTATAAatgtactattattattattgaaaggAAACTTATTTTATGCGTTGATAGATtttagatttataaatttaggcGAGCacattatttactttttatttaattcctgtagttgtttttttcttattttatagtTTACATTGTCGCAAACACcaacaatatatataacgTATTTCGTCTCCTACTGTTATGagcaaatttgattttatctaAGTTAATTTAACAACATCAATATATACGTTTTATGCGAGATTTCATCAATTTTACTCACTTTTTTATGTTTCATTCTTCTttcacgtaattttttttttgtaaactcaAATCAAAAAGAACTCATAAGTTATTTTATGtttccattaaaaatattgtataaattagtattttttgttCATGAGACCTATTTGTCCCATTTTTTCCTGAATATATGCCAAAAACTATATGTTGTACGTAATTTGATacttccaaaaaaataactattgtgatcaaaattgaattaaaattttttcaagcgtgaaaaatgaaataacattCAAATTAACAATGTAAAAccgattcaatttttttcccaccacaagtttaagaataaaaactattttataatACTCTATAAAAATAGGAAAATGACATGAGAGAAAAtatacgatttttcaaaataaaagtgaatCTCAACTGatattctataaaatatatataaaaacgaTTATTATATATGAAGATATCAACGTGATATACATAGTAAATGTTATATACGGGCTATTTGAAGGTTTAAGTACTTCTTAAGACtgtatttaaaatgtatactTGTTGCACATTGTAATACTATCCCTATTTGATCCTTTTATGTTATAAAATCCTTGGGGTGTCTAAATAAATGCAAAAGAGACGCTCGAAATTCTCATTCTAAAGACACTtctaatttctttttatttttcttcttataTAAATCAATGGTTTAAAATATGTACTTGGGTTTAAagaaaagataataaaaaataaatcatttggaTATCTCAATTAACTtgcatattaataaaataattaagttacttatgaatttttggtaaatgtttaataaaaaagatgTTTACATATTTAGTgtgaataaatatgaaaaataatcatgaTAATTTTAGCAAGTAGAATAGAGATATTAGAGTGTACGCGGCATTTAACAATAGTTTTTGTAGTGTGTAGTATGTGCACAAGCACTTGGTTGGTGTGTTAAATAAAGAGAGTAAAGTTGCACAAATGCACAGCGGGACGTTCAAGCTCTTGAGATTCAGCTACTTGATATGAGTGTCTATGCTACGGGAACGGGATTGTAATATGTCTCTACTGATACTTAGAatacaaatacatatatatatatatatattaaagaaaaattactttcatggtctttatatttatttttgaaatcatgTACCCGATTCAtgctttaaaatttacaatgataCAATTTTACGTTATGTCTTGTTGGGAGGTTGTCCGGTACCACAAGTAATGCCAATAAGTAATAGTTTACAATGTTTATTcatgtcaattaatttttagttaattattttacttgatacataatatttatatttaaataaattctctactcatcatttaattttattaataattaatttaaaaatactatctgaaaaaaaaaaatttcaagtttttcattaattattttattaatcgttaacaaaaaaaagttataaattattgaaataaaataattaccggttccattttaaaaaatgtttctttatTCATTCGATTCATTGATTGATCAATATTGCCATCACTATCAAAATTAATGGTAGTTTCAAGATCAATTAATCTTGGTACTTTTTTGTAAGCacctaaataaattatactattattatcagaattttttatattttttgtttttaaattttcattattattatttatattttgttgtaattcAGTATTTGATGTTTTTGATCGTGTTGCATATGGATGATGATATctaaagcattaaaaaatacatatttttatttttcattaaattaataattagaggAATTAGGGGtatataaaactaaaatagaaaatatttagcaaaaattaatttaaaattattattttaaattaccgtGAATTCAATGTTGTAGAAAAATgtttaacattatttttaatgaaacgtgagtaataataattatcgtgttcgttattattttttgatgacTTAAACGGAAAacgtgagtttttttttcttctcttaCGATGTCTCACcattatgttaaaaaaaaaaaagaattaattatttagatgtaaatatatataaatgtttctcaatatgataaaaaaaaaaaaaaaaaaaaaaaagaaaaactcgTTTTGCggtatttgtttgtttaaaaaaattgaatataaattttcaataacaaTCCCTAATAGCTAGCTTAGCTTTTTGTTAGCTTTAAAATAGTTACCTATTTAAAGTCAACTTTTTGCTATTTCTAAATGTTaacaaaaagtattttttcaaaaaggtAACTCTTAAAAGTTCTGTTAAAGTTACCATAAAAATGTTAACTAAGTATAATATGAAAAGAGTTAGCAAAATGTTACCATAAAATGTAGTGATAAATGATGTCTTTTTAAAGTTatcgataaataaaagttaccaCTATAACGTTGATAATTTGTCATTCCAAAAATGTTACATATATTTTCCAATACTGATAGTAGTAAAGAGTACTTCAATTTTGTCACATCCCTTAGATGCCATTactttaatattcaaaacttCCATataattcttgaaaaaattaaaaaccacGGTATCATACATAGTACAGAAAATATGGTATAATGTTTAATAATACATTCATGAGCAATAATTCTATTTGGGTGGTTTTGCTTgtaggaaaaattaaaaaagtaatagcgtacttttgtatgaaaatttgtatataaaa
The DNA window shown above is from Microplitis mediator isolate UGA2020A chromosome 1, iyMicMedi2.1, whole genome shotgun sequence and carries:
- the LOC130673643 gene encoding GATA zinc finger domain-containing protein 8-like produces the protein MVRHRKRRKKNSRFPFKSSKNNNEHDNYYYSRFIKNNVKHFSTTLNSRYHHPYATRSKTSNTELQQNINNNNENLKTKNIKNSDNNSIIYLGAYKKVPRLIDLETTINFDSDGNIDQSMNRMNKETFFKMEPIVFLN